A segment of the Prochlorococcus marinus XMU1412 genome:
TTAAAATTTAAAATATTTTTTATTTTAGTAATTTCTCCATTATTTTTTAATGTTCCACAAGCTTATACTGCTGAAGAAATTAAAATCACGTATAGCATATTTTCTAGAACAATTAAAGTAAATTCTTTGAAAACTTTTGCTAAAGAAGGTAAATCTACAAAACAATTAAAAAGAATTTTGAAAGCAACTGGGTCTCCCGATAAAGAAATTAGAAAAGTTTTAAACAAAGATTTTGAAGTTCCTATTACCATTGCAAGCAAACTAGTATATTCTGAAATAGGAAATGTTTTTTTAACAAGACTTTCATCTATTATCCACCCACCAAGAGCAACTGATGAAAGAACAGGTATGCTGGCCCTTAGAGCAAGCGTAATTCAGGGACTTAACATAGGAAATGGAAAAATAAATCTAGTAAATTTTTTTGAAGGATATCCAACTAAAACTGTAATTTTAGATGTCAGCGCTTTGAGCAAAGTTATGCATAAAGTAGAATCTATTTCAGAATTATTAAACTTCTTCACCAATTCTCCTTTAGAAAAAATTAAAACAAATTAAACAACCATGGTGTTATTAAATAAAATCAAAAATAAACTGCGTATTAATTACAGAAAAAAAAGGTGGCCAGGCCTAATAGAAGCTTATAAACAATATCTTCCAGTTACAAAAAAAACTCCTATTATTTCCCTAAGTGAAGGAAATACACCTCTAATTCTAAGCGAGTCAATTAGCAACTTAATTGGAAATGGAACAAAAGTTTTTTTAAAATATGATGGCCTTAATCCAACAGGATCTTTTAAAGATCGTGGAATGACTATGGCAATTAGC
Coding sequences within it:
- a CDS encoding alpha/beta hydrolase; the encoded protein is MKFNKFLKFKIFFILVISPLFFNVPQAYTAEEIKITYSIFSRTIKVNSLKTFAKEGKSTKQLKRILKATGSPDKEIRKVLNKDFEVPITIASKLVYSEIGNVFLTRLSSIIHPPRATDERTGMLALRASVIQGLNIGNGKINLVNFFEGYPTKTVILDVSALSKVMHKVESISELLNFFTNSPLEKIKTN